Proteins encoded together in one Epinephelus moara isolate mb chromosome 2, YSFRI_EMoa_1.0, whole genome shotgun sequence window:
- the dcun1d5 gene encoding DCN1-like protein 5 → MPVKKKRKHPDADDHEHKCKITSFTRPQIRGARPISAERLFSIKKCLAWFQEYAGPDKVVGPEAMEKFCKDIGVEPENIIMLVIAWHLEAASMGFFTKEEWLRGMTLLQCDCTERLQSKLDYLRSQLNDSAVFKNIYRYAFDFARDKDQRSLDMDTAKSMLALLLGRTWPLFPVFRQFLEQSKYKGMNKDQWYNVLEFSRTINTDLSNYDEDGAWPVLLDEFVEWQKAWSRS, encoded by the exons ATGCCGgtaaagaagaagaggaagcacCCTGATGCAGATGACCATGAGCACAAGTGTAAAATCACAAG CTTCACCCGCCCTCAGATCCGCGGTGCCAGGCCAATCAGTGCTGAGAGGCTGTTCTCCATTAAGAAGTGCCTGGCCTGGTTCCAAGAGTACGCTGGCCCAGACAAGGTGGTCGGTCCCGAGGCCATGGAGAAGTTTTGTAAAGACATCGGTGTGGAACCAGAGAAT attatcaTGTTAGTTATAGCCTGGCATCTAGAAGCAGCAAGTATGGGGTTCTTCACAAAAGAGGAGTGGCTCAGGGGAATGACATTATTACA GTGTGACTGCACAGAGAGGTTACAGAGCAAACTGGATTACCTGCGCAGCCAGCTCAACGACTCTGCAGTCTTCAAAAATATCTACAGATACGCCTTTGACTTTGCTCga GATAAGGACCAGAGGAGTTTGGACATGGACACAGCTAAATCCATGCTGGCTTTACTGTTGGGGAGAACATGGCCACTCTTCCCAGTCTTCCGCCAGTTCCTGGAG CAGTCCAAATACAAAGGTATGAATAAGGACCAGTGGTATAACGTTCTGGAGTTCAGCAGGACCATCAACACAGACCTCAGTAACTACGATGAAGATGGAGCAT GGCCAGTGCTGCTAGATGAGTTTGTGGAATGGCAGAAAGCTTGGTCGAGATCGTAG
- the LOC126402554 gene encoding uncharacterized protein LOC126402554, whose protein sequence is MLTRWLTFAAFLAGSANPERAAIGQGTLTVAPTCRVKGHPEAELTLKCGDGKIAGVVQYWHTPFGDIQTPGLYSKLDPVFMHHDRSLVVPNISILHSGLYYCLLQHTEGTTLWSYELHVGPNNQVAQEHSKQCGAFRFKRDAGSVEERQAGASNGQFAGAVAASVLLTFVVGFSVGALTRTHVLRCLGAVTTRMRSPRQQRSQTDTQDHDSDVTITTLPPMYYNQAFEMEQVCDNSDSANCASMETTISSTTSSPPAKPKRSFRQKRQEEQETMAYLEGCDHMKEEESRMEEEEEVAGGNLKEKNKGCDGEAEKEEERKFSGFFQIGEHGGIQTETDEDKCSEDGEETDERGSREEKREWRQEEEGVETGEHENRSKEDGERSEEKADGKEEERDERKEEVVDDSEHKRRKEDGETDICSEDDETGSKNQEDTMKNGIMEREPSSSLSRRRRVIRLYQYDEDGQRYGHLPDPAPDAPGPAPRLKQRSLSLTRLNAIMAAASAGPLDTRETGREEREEKPHFHMEI, encoded by the exons ATGTTAACCAGGTGGTTAACTTTCGCAGCTTTTCTGGCTGGCTCAGCGAATCCAGAAAGAGCAGCTATTGGCCAGGGCACTCTGACCGTCGCACCAACCtgcagggtcaaaggtcacccaGAGGCAGAGCTGACTTTAAAATGCGGAGACGGAAAGATCGCAG GTGTGGTCCAGTACTGGCACACCCCCTTTGGAGACATCCAGACCCCTGGTCTCTACAGTAAGCTGGACCCCGTCTTTATGCACCATGACAGGAGCCTGGTGGTCCCCAACATCAGCATTCTGCACAGTGGCCTGTACTACTGCCTCCTGCAGCATACAGAGGGAACCACGCTGTGGTCTTATGAGCTTCATGTAGGTCCCAACAATCAAGTGGCCCAGGAACACAGCAAGCAGTGTGGTGCGTTCAGGTTCAAGAGGGATGCTGGGTCTGTGGAAGAGAGGCAGGCAGGAGCTTCCAATGGGCAGTTTGCAGGAGCTGTGGCAGCATCAGTGCTGCTGACCTTTGTGGTGGGGTTCAGTGTTGGAGCTCTGACCAGGACTCATGTTCTCAG GTGTTTAGGAGCAGTCACTACAAGGATGCGATCACCACGGCAACAACGAAGCCAAACCGACACACAGGACCATGACTCTGATGTCACCATAACAACCCTGCCCCCTATGTACTACAACCAGGCCTTTGAGATGGAGCAGGTGTGTGACAACAGTGACTCTGCAAATTGTGCAAGCATGGAGACGACGATTTCGTCAACTACCTCATCACCCCCCGCCAAACCTAAGAGAAGCTTCCGGCAGAAACgacaggaggagcaggaaacCATGGCTTATCTGGAGGGATGTGACCACATGAAAGAAGAAGAGTcaaggatggaggaggaggaggaggtggcagGAGGAAATCTGAAGGAAAAGAACAAAGGCTGTGATGGGGAGgcagagaaggaagaggagagaaagttTAGTGGTTTCTTTCAAATAGGAGAGCATGGAGGTAttcaaacagaaacagatgAGGACAAGTGCAGTGAGGATGGAGAGGAGACAGATGAAAGAGGGAGcagggaggaaaagagggaatggagacaggaggaggaaggggtggAGACAGGTGAGCACGAGAACAGGAGCAAGGAGGATGGGGAAAGAAGTGAGGAAAAGGCCGATggtaaagaggaagagagagatgagaggaaggaggaggtggTAGATGACAGTGAACACAAGAGGAGAAAggaagatggagagacagacattTGCAGCGAAGACGACGAGACAGGCAGTAAAAACCAGGAGGACACAATGAAAAATGGCATCATGGAACGAGAACCATCGTCCTCCCTGAGCCGTCGCAGACGCGTCATTCGCCTGTACCAGTACGACGAAGACGGCCAGCGATATGGTCACCTTCCAGACCCTGCCCCTGATGCGCCGGGGCCTGCCCCCAGGCTCAAACAGCGCTCCCTCTCTTTGACACGCCTCAACGCCATCATGGCCGCTGCCTCTGCAGGGCCGCTGGACAcgagagagacagggagggaggagagagaggagaaaccACACTTCCACATGGAGATATAA